The Neomonachus schauinslandi chromosome 11, ASM220157v2, whole genome shotgun sequence genome contains a region encoding:
- the PTH gene encoding parathyroid hormone translates to MLSAKDMAKVMIVMFAICFLAKSDGKPVKKRSVSEIQFMHNLGKHLSSMERVEWLRKKLQDVHNFVALGAPIVHRDGGSQRPRKKEDNVLVENHQKSLGEADKADVDVLTKAKSQ, encoded by the exons atgctgtctgcaaaagacatGGCTAAAGTAATGATTGTCATGTTTGCAATTTGTTTTCTTGCAAAATCGGATGGGAAACCTGTTAA GAAGAGATCTGTGAGTGAGATACAATTTATGCATAATCTGGGCAAACACCTGAGCTCCATGGAGAGGGTGGAATGGCTTCGGAAGAAGCTGCAGGATGTGCACAACTTTGTTGCCCTTGGGGCTCCAATAGTGCACAGAGATGGTGGGTCCCAGAGGCCCCGGAAGAAGGAAGACAATGTCCTGGTTGAGAACCATCAGAAAAGTCTCGGAGAAGCTGACAAAGCTGATGTGGATGTATTAACTAAAGCTAAATCCCAGTGA